Proteins encoded by one window of Sulfurimonas hongkongensis:
- the rpsO gene encoding 30S ribosomal protein S15 has product MALDSAKKQEIVTKFGRSESDTGSSEVQIALLTARISELTEHLKQFKKDHASRLGLLKLVGQRRRLMKYFKKKNKDAYMKLVEDLGIRDNI; this is encoded by the coding sequence ATGGCTTTAGATTCGGCTAAAAAACAAGAAATTGTAACAAAATTCGGTCGCTCAGAGAGTGATACAGGTTCAAGCGAAGTTCAAATCGCACTTTTAACAGCAAGAATAAGTGAATTAACAGAGCATTTAAAACAGTTTAAAAAAGATCATGCATCAAGATTAGGGCTACTAAAGTTAGTTGGTCAGCGTCGTCGTTTAATGAAGTATTTTAAAAAGAAAAATAAAGATGCTTATATGAAACTAGTAGAAGATTTAGGTATCAGAGACAATATCTAA
- a CDS encoding EAL domain-containing protein produces MSFKIISKKLIIIIPIIFLVIALARVTVNYFENKASVEEFISQQAKLVDSLYLTHRDYYQDLYLRDIIHLDEKTLLGLPAYSAVEISKNFSQNNKLHIEMQTVSDKARNPKNQADEYELRAIEYFRNNPNEDEYFEREDEFYQYATPLKIEQKCLSCHGEKSKAPKFISEIYDKAYNHKLGEIRGILSVKVPTKHVEKIINKQFFGSLLYDLLLIIVISIIAFYFIKYFSNLQRELEEELEDRTKELKNSLSFLESYKDAIDSNLIVSKTDLDGNISYINENFCEISGYTPKEIIGQNHNVLRDKTLSEAIQKRLWRATIRKGTWSGRLKNIKKDGSFYWVDATIAPITDAKGKIKEYISIRHDVTELVEQKNELKLLANTDPLTKLGNRNALKEESAKAKNLSLILANIDSFSQINDFYGHELGDEVLVEFAKKLRELCEANQNLKIYRVSGDEFAILARDMKAHSVVQKAQDIVKFIDSHIYEVQGETIELSATLSISFEEKDNLHVTADMALKIARREAKDLIVYDKSMSLDDEYENNMLWTKRIKDAIKNDRIILYFQSIVDNNTLKTNKYESLIRLVDEHGNVITPYFFLEIAKKAKLYKQLTKIVVQKSFENFRENDFDFSINLSIDDILDKEISEYILEMLAIYNISDRVIFEIVESESIENFYEIQKFIKNVKLLGCRIAIDDFGTGYSNFEYLMRLEADFIKIDGTIIKEIVHNKNSEIITKVIIDFAKRMNIEIIAEYVENEKVFKKVKELGIENSQGYYFSEPKPTLM; encoded by the coding sequence ATGTCATTTAAAATAATATCAAAAAAACTAATAATAATCATACCTATTATTTTTTTAGTTATAGCACTTGCTAGAGTAACTGTAAACTATTTTGAGAATAAAGCTAGTGTTGAAGAGTTTATCTCACAACAGGCAAAGCTTGTTGACTCACTATATCTAACTCATAGAGATTATTATCAAGATTTGTACCTCAGAGATATCATACATTTAGATGAAAAAACGCTCCTAGGATTGCCTGCTTATTCGGCAGTGGAAATTTCAAAAAATTTTTCACAAAACAATAAACTTCATATAGAGATGCAAACAGTTAGTGATAAAGCAAGGAACCCTAAAAATCAAGCAGATGAGTATGAACTAAGAGCTATAGAATATTTTAGAAATAATCCTAATGAAGATGAATATTTTGAGCGTGAGGATGAATTTTATCAATATGCAACGCCTTTAAAAATTGAGCAAAAATGCCTAAGTTGTCATGGAGAAAAATCAAAAGCTCCAAAATTTATATCAGAGATATATGATAAAGCTTATAATCATAAACTAGGCGAAATAAGAGGGATCTTAAGTGTAAAAGTACCTACAAAACATGTTGAAAAAATCATAAACAAACAATTTTTTGGTTCACTCCTTTATGATCTGCTTCTCATTATAGTTATCTCTATTATAGCTTTTTATTTTATAAAGTACTTCTCAAACTTACAAAGAGAGCTAGAAGAAGAGTTAGAAGATAGGACTAAAGAGCTTAAGAATTCACTCTCATTTTTGGAGAGTTATAAAGATGCGATAGATAGCAATTTGATAGTCTCAAAAACTGACTTAGATGGAAATATAAGCTATATAAATGAAAATTTTTGCGAGATTAGTGGATATACCCCTAAAGAAATTATAGGTCAAAACCACAATGTTTTAAGAGATAAAACGCTCTCAGAGGCTATACAAAAAAGATTGTGGCGAGCTACAATCAGAAAAGGAACCTGGAGTGGTAGGCTTAAAAATATAAAAAAAGATGGTTCTTTTTACTGGGTTGATGCAACTATAGCACCAATCACAGATGCAAAAGGAAAGATAAAAGAGTACATCTCAATAAGACACGATGTTACAGAGTTAGTGGAGCAAAAGAATGAGCTTAAACTCCTAGCTAACACAGACCCACTTACAAAACTAGGAAATAGAAATGCACTAAAAGAAGAGAGTGCAAAGGCTAAAAACCTATCTTTGATCTTGGCAAATATAGATAGTTTTTCTCAGATAAATGACTTTTATGGGCATGAGCTTGGAGATGAAGTTTTGGTAGAGTTTGCAAAAAAATTACGAGAGTTATGTGAAGCAAATCAAAATCTGAAAATTTATAGAGTTAGCGGAGATGAATTTGCAATACTAGCAAGAGATATGAAAGCTCACTCAGTTGTACAAAAGGCTCAAGATATTGTTAAGTTTATAGACTCACACATATATGAAGTCCAAGGTGAGACAATAGAACTTAGTGCAACTCTGAGTATATCTTTTGAAGAAAAAGACAATCTTCATGTTACAGCAGATATGGCTCTAAAGATCGCAAGAAGAGAGGCAAAAGATCTTATTGTTTATGATAAAAGTATGAGTTTGGATGATGAGTATGAAAATAATATGCTCTGGACTAAGAGGATAAAAGATGCTATTAAAAATGATAGAATAATTCTCTATTTCCAGTCTATTGTAGATAATAATACTCTAAAAACAAATAAATATGAATCACTCATAAGGCTTGTAGATGAACACGGAAATGTCATCACTCCATACTTTTTCTTAGAAATAGCAAAAAAAGCTAAGTTATACAAACAACTAACGAAAATAGTTGTTCAAAAGAGTTTTGAAAACTTTAGAGAGAATGATTTTGACTTTTCTATAAACCTGAGTATAGATGATATCTTAGATAAAGAGATTAGTGAGTATATCCTAGAGATGCTCGCTATTTACAACATCTCAGATAGAGTTATCTTTGAGATAGTTGAGTCTGAGAGTATAGAAAATTTTTATGAGATACAGAAATTTATAAAAAATGTAAAGCTACTTGGTTGTAGGATAGCTATTGATGATTTTGGAACTGGTTACTCTAACTTTGAGTATCTTATGCGTCTTGAAGCTGACTTTATCAAGATAGATGGAACTATCATAAAAGAGATAGTTCATAACAAAAATTCAGAAATCATCACAAAAGTTATAATTGATTTTGCTAAGAGAATGAATATAGAAATTATAGCTGAGTATGTTGAGAATGAGAAGGTCTTTAAAAAGGTAAAAGAGTTGGGGATTGAGAACTCTCAGGGTTATTATTTTAGTGAACCTAAACCTACTTTAATGTAG
- a CDS encoding RrF2 family transcriptional regulator, protein MLITRASEYAILSLIVLTKATSPMDSETLSKQLSIPKSFLAKILQALAKKGILKSYKGVNGGFMLNKDAKDINMLEIMSAVEGKAPTVFDCSPSIQDCPSDKAQLCSIWPFLNKLQGKIDTFLADLSLDDILE, encoded by the coding sequence ATGTTAATAACTCGTGCAAGCGAATACGCAATACTCTCTCTAATAGTTTTAACAAAAGCTACCTCCCCCATGGATAGTGAGACTCTCTCTAAGCAACTATCCATTCCTAAAAGTTTTTTGGCAAAAATTCTACAAGCCTTAGCTAAAAAAGGTATTTTAAAATCCTACAAAGGTGTAAATGGTGGATTTATGCTAAACAAAGATGCCAAAGACATAAATATGCTAGAGATAATGAGTGCGGTTGAAGGAAAAGCTCCAACTGTTTTTGATTGCTCACCATCTATACAAGATTGCCCGAGCGACAAAGCACAGCTTTGTTCTATTTGGCCTTTTTTAAACAAATTACAAGGCAAGATTGACACTTTTTTAGCTGACCTATCTCTTGATGATATTTTAGAGTAG